GAAGCGGTCGGAACAGTTCCAGTGTcctaagcgtcttagagtaccatattaagcgctatataaatttaatttattgttattaatatGCTCGCCTTCAGTCACTGTTTTTATGTAAATAAATCAACGATATGTCTTTCTATGcgttgttttaaaatgaaatCCAGAATGAAGAATACAAATGTAATCAGAATTCAATCAGAATTAAATCCAGTTATATTTCTAGCTTGTATTTGTAAGGGTCCACCCAGAGTTGGACTAGGGAACTCTTCATGCGCAGTCAGATACCCCATAGTATTCCCCTTTAGTGTTAGTGAGGTTACCTAAAAGCTAGACCCTGAGCTCCCCCCTTATGTCGCCAGGTGTTTGTCAGCAGCAGTGGGAAGCCCAGCGACCTGGGCCAACCCTTCGGCTACCTTAAGGCCAGCACCACGCTGACCTGCGTCAACCTCTTCGTCATGCCTTACAACTACCCAGTGCTTCTGCCCTTACTCGGTGAGCCTTCTCATACACTTGTTGTTAGTGCCTTGTGTTAAAGTGGCCATCTAAAAGATTTCATCTTTTGTTGTCTTTGGCGACATCTTTGGCTGCAAGTGGTCATCTTTCCCAGAGATATAAACCGTGTCGCCACCAACACCCCAGTTCGTAACATTCATAATTATGcaaatgcaagggctttcatTAGCCGGCCATGGGCTTGATCACCATTCTGTTACATGGCGCCACAAGCCAATCGTTCGGACACCAGTTTATATAGCAGGTGCCAAAAAACACGTGACACTTAACATGGTAGATGACATTTCACCAATCGAACATGTCACCAATCAGCATGAACCATGGTAGGCAGCGTCCCCACGTGGGGCTTTTCAAAACCTATTTTGTAAGGGTTAACCTCCCCTTTATTACATTGATACATCGGAAGGGATATCAACCTTGATGCCCTTCTCTCGTCCCCATGGCCTCTCTTCCTTGCAGATGACTTGTTCAAGGTACACAAGCTGAAACCCAATCTGAAGTGGCGCCAGGCGTTGGAGAGCTACCTGAAGACGATGCCTCCTTACTACCTCATGGTGGGTAACCCGACACGCCTTCTCACGTTGCTTTCACTTAGCACCTCGTGAACATGGATCATTATCAGGCCTGGGTTGGTCCCATTCTCACCGTCCCCCTCCTCTGCCTTgtgctgggtgtgtgttttgggaCTCACAGCCGCTGAAGAAGGCGTTAAGGATGATGGGGGTGCCCAACCTCATCGCCGACAACATGGACCGTGGTCTCAGCTACAGCGTTATCGCCTACCTGAAGAAACTCAGCCAACAGGTGATTCAGAGCAGCTCACTGGGGATCTTGGTGCAACCAATAATGTGTGTTCacaaatgtgttatcattaCAAGGAATCGAGGTCTAAACATTGAACGATCTACTTGGGTGTGATATGAGCTTAATACGTTGAAGATTAGGTGATGATAGGGTTCTTCTCATGTGTACAGTACTCATCGTTGTGTTTTTGTGCTGCTGCTAATGTTTTTTTACCGTTATTTTCAAATTCTTTGCTATTTCTGCCCTAATTTATGACTCCTTTTAATGCATTTAATATTTCTCTATGACTACTATGTAGTTGTTGCTGCCCACTGTTCCACTGTTCAGAATGGCCCTTTGTTGTATTGCGCATATGataaacacaacaacagaaCCCTTTAAAAGGAATTGAGGACGCCCTTTGAAAAACAGAAACCATTCATTCAACACTCTTGTCGACATCCCAGGCCAAGATGGAGTCGGAGCGTCTGATCGTGTCGGTGGGCCAGAAGGCCCCCCAGGAGACTGGGATGAAGGTCCGGAGCCTCTCCAGCTCGCTGTCCCTGGCCCACCACCGACGGGACTTCAagcagctcctccagggcctAGCCGGGGAGTCCCCCCTGCACCTGGCCGACGTCAACCTCAAAGAGTTCGCCGGCTTCCACATCGCGCTGCTTAACAAGGTAGCCCCCCACAGCTCCACTCGCCAAATGCCTGTGACGTGTGATTGGTTGAGCCTGTGAGGAGGAGTGTTTGATTGGCTTGTTTGGCGCCCGTCCATAGAGTCTGAAGCCTCAGTCGTACAGGAACGCATACGACATCCCGAGGAGGAATCTGTTGGACCAGCTGAGCAGAATGCGCTCCAATTTGCTCCGGAGTACGCAGAAGCTGATCAGAGGTCAAGACGAAGGTGGATCTTTTAATCATTATGGGAAAGGGAAATTGAGGATTTGATTCTCAATCGGAGTTTAATGGCACAGGTGTAGTGTCGATATCGATAGCAAGAATTCCAACCTTGGATACCTTTCAAAACCTTTCATAGCTTCCACCTGAAACTAAAATGTGTTGACTGTGACTGggttatgataaaaaaaaaaaaagtccaagTACAGACCTCTGATCCCCGATGACATTTATTTCGAATGATGTTGATGTGACGGCAAATGCACGTTCAAATCCTCATTCCCTCCTCCCGTTCGCTTCTGGCCCTCTTAAGATTATCTGCACAGTATCCCCGTGGCTCAGATGGGGAACTACCAGGAATACCTGAAGATGATGCCGTCGCCGCTGAGAGAGATGGACCCCGACCAGCCCAAGCGCCTGCACACGTTCGGCAATCCCTTCAAACAGGACAAGAAGGTACATGATGGGGGGGACAGGATACTATGATGGTGGGACGGGGACCTTTTTGCTCCCAGTCTACCCGTACCCGCATCGTAGAGAAAGACTGTCGGGGAGCCAGTCCTCCAacacagtggttctcaaactttttatacCGCGTACTACCTCagaaaatatacaatataacaaATAACAGTAGCGTAGGCCTGCCCTATTGAGCTACACACAGTTCACGCAGGAGGCATATTTATTCCTTTAACTTATTTTAAACCCCATTTGAATGATCTCATGGTCTAAAGTAACTTATAACTTAAAaaagaactttttttttgttttggagaTACCTCTGTGTACCACTCAATTGCGCGGGCCTACCCCAGTTGGAGACCCAGTCCTCTAACAGGTCCTCTCTTTTCCTCAGGGCATGATGATCGATGAGGCGGATGAGTTTGTGGTCGGCCCGCAGAGCAAGAAGAGGGCGGGCTCAGGAGACCTCAGCTCCGGCGTGGCGCTCAAGAAGAGGCGCAGCGTGTCCCCGTTGCTGCGGCGACCGCAGACTCCGCCCCCCGTTGCCAACCACGTGGCGGGAAAGCCCTTGCCAGGGGTTCTGTCACCGCAGAGCCCAGCCAAGCTCCTCCCCCAACACAAAGGTAGGCGGAGCCAGGGAGCAGGGTTTGGTTTGGGACAAGCAGAAGCCATTCCCTCGTTTTGTATGATTTAATAATAACCAAATATATTGAACAAAAAACCTATCTTATTTCATGTCTGGCTAAACAATACAATGAATCCAACATGAATTAAACCCCTCAGTGATTAATGTTGCATTTGTTATATCATGGATATAAGAATGGGAACATTAATTCATAACaatgctttatttttcaattgaTATTTGTTGGTACAGTATCCCACTAGATTCAACATAACACTAGCATCAATGTCTCACTAGGAGCCTCAACACACGGTATCAGTTGGATCCACACAAACCCTTTAATGaccctgcctcctcttcctcctcctcctcctcctcttcctcttcctcctcctcctcctcctcctcctcctcctctcggagCAGATGGCTCCGGCGTGGGGCTCCCTGAGAGCAACGGGGAGGGGGCCGCCCTGCTGCCCGAGCTGGCGCTCTCCTGGCCCAGCGAGGGTGACGGACTGTCAGGGAGCCCCGCCGTCCTgccccaggagggggggggcgggcctgGGGCCAGGCCCAGACCGGCACACCCTCCAGGGGGGACGGACGAGGCCGTGCAGGAGGACAAGGACcctgcggaggaggaggaggaagaggaggaggaggaggagagtaatggcggtctggtggaggagaagcagaGCTGCGACGCGCTGAGTCCGCCGGGTCACGACGGACAGTCGGAGGGCCCCGGAGGGGACGCTGCGGTTCTGGAGACGATAATCATCCCCCCGCTGGACTGCAGCCAGGCCGAGCTACGGACACGGGTCGTCAAGGAGGTCCGGAAACCTGGGCGCAGTGAGTGAAGTATACACACGGGCCCTGGGTTGAGGATTCAACATGAGgatgtttttattgatttttttttccatctctTTCGGTCCTGCCCTTACATCGCCCTCtgccgtctgtctctgtgcttCCTCCTCAAGACTTTGAAGCAATACTCAGACTCCTGGAGGAAGTGAGGGGGCCGGTGCATGTCCAGAAGTACCTGATCCACCATGCCATCAAAGAGGCTGCAAGGTGAGAGAACCACACCCCCGACTAccttaaagagagagagagagagagagagagagagagagagagagagagagagagagagagagagagagagagagagagagagagagagagagagagagagagagagagagagagagagagagagagagagagagagagagagagagagggggagggggagggggggggagagagagagagagagagagagagagagagacggtcttCTAGGTTAAACCCTAAAGCATTTGTTCTTCTCCCTCTAGGTTCAAGAAGCGTGTGTTGATCCAGCAGCTGGAAGACACCCTGGTGGAGATGGACGAGAAGCAGGCGGCAGGCCAACAGCTCCACAACGACCACGGCAGATAGTGAAGAGACCGTGGAAATAACTGGCATCTGCCAATAACAACACATGGGAGGCTCAAGTTGGGCAGGTGGTGGcgatggggcggggggggtataTGAAGGGGATGATGATTAGCTAGGCTAGTGGTTCCCTTCTGTACAccaaccccctccacccaggccattacatcacttcctgtccgaGGTGGAGGTTAAGGGGTTTAAGCCTGGAGGCTGGGACTGGATCCTCTGAGGATAAATCAGAGAGATGATAATCCTCTTCAAGCCATAGACTTCCATATGGCTCCCATCCCAGGTCTGCGGAGCACACATTTCTgccatcacgcacacacacacacataccaccacTCCATCCTAAAAGGAAGCAGACCCAGCTGCTGTCAGCTAACAGTGGCTGGGGAGATTGTTTAATGGCTGCTACCTGCACCATCCCCAATCACTCCTCTGGGTCAAGGGGTTCAAGGCAGCTCCTTAGTATTACTATACTTATAATTATTAGAAACTAATAATAGGGTATCTGTTCAGCTGGTCTGATGTGTTAGCACTGTATTTACAGCCATATAGACTGTAATTATACTTCCTACTAAAggtataaaaagaaaaaaacgacaatgcACTAATGAAGAGTTTGGGCTCACATGAGAAATCTGGTCTACCTCAAACTGTTGGCATGATATCCACATTCAGAAAGACCGGGGTTGGATGGCTGGACACCAAAACTCCACAATTTGGAGGTTAGATATGGGACTGGCCGACGTGACAGACCAACCATAGTGCAGTCGCTTCCACGGTTTATCAACCAACTGTCAGTGGTGTCCAAACTTCAACAACAGCAATAATtgtcttgttatttttttcaatacaaACTTGTGACGGTGAGGATGCCAATGTGGTACAGATTCTTCAACACCCCCGTAAACCGACTCCTCTGTCTTACACAATCAGTGGCCAAAGCACTCGTTGGACTCCGTACACAAGCAGCGCTGTGTAATCCTGACATCTGCCACAACACCTGTTCTTGACCTTGCACAGCTGCACTCTGCTGCATTTTAAGCTCTACTGCATTGATGAAGTATAGCATTTTGTTTGGTTCGGTTcctattatacatatatatatatatatatatatatatatatacatacatatatatatacatacatatatatatatataaaatgtaagCTACTTTTTAATGTTCATACAAAGTATAGAATATTTTTGGGAATCCCATTGCAGAGCATTAAAGTATTTTGAAAGAAAAGATGGATAAATATGGATGGTTTTGTGATCTTAcgttttttaataacaaaagaaaatacatacaTGGGCAGAATGTTGTGCATTGCTGTATATTATAACAAGACACTCTCTATTGCCTAAAGAAATGTATCATTTGCATACACAATGAGAACCTTTTCTTTGCCAATCAAATCTTgctatggaatcaaattacaaTATAAATTATGGGGGGATAAAAGTTTTTTACTTTGTAGTTCTCAATAAGTATACAAGCTGTCGTGAACAGGAGGTACTTTGGAAGTCAAAGACCCATACAACCAACTTCACCATGCAAATTCACTATATTGTATATAAAAAACCTTAGttatctaaattaaattatacaAAAGAGAATAGCAGTTGAGATGGCCAAAGCTGCCCACTGTCTGCGGTTCtcccatgtccatgcaagtggaCATTGCACTATATTAATGGTATATCAATCACTGTTGGATGTCTGACTGGCTCAACTACCCCAGATATACATTATCTCAAATCATATCCCCATGACAAGTATTGGTAATACTGGGTTTAAGATGGAACCACTTCCATCCAGCAACAAACAAACCCAGTTGGAGTGGAGGTCAAGGTCCACATGCACGTTGTTTTTCAACAAAATCATAACTAGGATCTAGAAAATGTAATCAAGACAGTCAGCAATCAGTCCCAAACCATGTGAGGAGAATCTAAAAGTTAAACCGTTCTTTACATTTATACAGCTGGTGGCAAAACTCCTTTGGTTAGAAAAAGAGTGATCACTGTTATCAGAATAAAAAACTGATCCAAAATCAAGGAAAATACTGACATTTTTAAAATCAGTCTgcttttattaaattaaaaagtcttaaatctTAACAAATATGAAGGGAAACCCTTACGAACAAATTATTACTTTTTCTAATCGGGGTTCACACACTCATTTCAGCAACTGTGACACCACTTTCCTCAGCTTAATATTCCCCTATCTTGCCTTGTTCGGGCACCGATAGACCTCATGGACCAAGCCTTTCAGTGCATACACAATTAACAAATTAGACTCAGACAGTCCACAGGAAATTATTATGGTATTCTCTCAAAAGTCAAGTGTCCATTGTTAGATCTTACAACTCTgttaacaataaataaataaaaatataaactgCGGCGGCTTGGACATAGGCAACGGTTCATGAGACATGCCTTGCCCCTCATTCCAACAATGGATATCAATAAGGTTTCTGCTC
The window above is part of the Gadus macrocephalus chromosome 10, ASM3116895v1 genome. Proteins encoded here:
- the ints6l gene encoding integrator complex subunit 6 isoform X1 is translated as MLERPSRMIGHMWIIIGIFRKHIASDSIFKMPILLFLLDTSASMNQRTYLGTTYLDIAKGAVEIFMKLRARDPASRGDRYMLVTFDDPPYGVKAGWKENHATFMSELKNLQASGLTTLGHALRTAFDLLNLNRLVSGIDNYGQGRNPFFLEPSVIITITDGNKLTHSSGVPEELHLPLNSPLPGSELTKEPFRWDQRLFALVLRLPGAATPDSEQLGSVPTDESAITQMCEVTGGRSYCVRTQRMLNQCLESLVQKVQSGVVINFERSACDPPVAGEDGSVESSRSVSLFNSQPWHSCHKLIYVRPNPKTGLPVGHWPIPESFWPEPNSPALPPRSAHPVVRFSCADCEPMVIDKLPFDKYELEPSPLTQYVLERKAPHMCWQVFVSSSGKPSDLGQPFGYLKASTTLTCVNLFVMPYNYPVLLPLLDDLFKVHKLKPNLKWRQALESYLKTMPPYYLMPLKKALRMMGVPNLIADNMDRGLSYSVIAYLKKLSQQAKMESERLIVSVGQKAPQETGMKVRSLSSSLSLAHHRRDFKQLLQGLAGESPLHLADVNLKEFAGFHIALLNKSLKPQSYRNAYDIPRRNLLDQLSRMRSNLLRSTQKLIRGQDEDYLHSIPVAQMGNYQEYLKMMPSPLREMDPDQPKRLHTFGNPFKQDKKGMMIDEADEFVVGPQSKKRAGSGDLSSGVALKKRRSVSPLLRRPQTPPPVANHVAGKPLPGVLSPQSPAKLLPQHKDGSGVGLPESNGEGAALLPELALSWPSEGDGLSGSPAVLPQEGGGGPGARPRPAHPPGGTDEAVQEDKDPAEEEEEEEEEEESNGGLVEEKQSCDALSPPGHDGQSEGPGGDAAVLETIIIPPLDCSQAELRTRVVKEVRKPGRNFEAILRLLEEVRGPVHVQKYLIHHAIKEAARFKKRVLIQQLEDTLVEMDEKQAAGQQLHNDHGR
- the ints6l gene encoding integrator complex subunit 6 isoform X2; protein product: MSELKNLQASGLTTLGHALRTAFDLLNLNRLVSGIDNYGQGRNPFFLEPSVIITITDGNKLTHSSGVPEELHLPLNSPLPGSELTKEPFRWDQRLFALVLRLPGAATPDSEQLGSVPTDESAITQMCEVTGGRSYCVRTQRMLNQCLESLVQKVQSGVVINFERSACDPPVAGEDGSVESSRSVSLFNSQPWHSCHKLIYVRPNPKTGLPVGHWPIPESFWPEPNSPALPPRSAHPVVRFSCADCEPMVIDKLPFDKYELEPSPLTQYVLERKAPHMCWQVFVSSSGKPSDLGQPFGYLKASTTLTCVNLFVMPYNYPVLLPLLDDLFKVHKLKPNLKWRQALESYLKTMPPYYLMPLKKALRMMGVPNLIADNMDRGLSYSVIAYLKKLSQQAKMESERLIVSVGQKAPQETGMKVRSLSSSLSLAHHRRDFKQLLQGLAGESPLHLADVNLKEFAGFHIALLNKSLKPQSYRNAYDIPRRNLLDQLSRMRSNLLRSTQKLIRGQDEDYLHSIPVAQMGNYQEYLKMMPSPLREMDPDQPKRLHTFGNPFKQDKKGMMIDEADEFVVGPQSKKRAGSGDLSSGVALKKRRSVSPLLRRPQTPPPVANHVAGKPLPGVLSPQSPAKLLPQHKDGSGVGLPESNGEGAALLPELALSWPSEGDGLSGSPAVLPQEGGGGPGARPRPAHPPGGTDEAVQEDKDPAEEEEEEEEEEESNGGLVEEKQSCDALSPPGHDGQSEGPGGDAAVLETIIIPPLDCSQAELRTRVVKEVRKPGRNFEAILRLLEEVRGPVHVQKYLIHHAIKEAARFKKRVLIQQLEDTLVEMDEKQAAGQQLHNDHGR